From the Bacteroidia bacterium genome, the window AGCAGGAGGGAGCATGTTATATGAAGTGGCTGCTACTCCACAAGATGATTTTTATGATGCCTATGTTGTAGCGCTCACCAATACTGGAAATTACTCTTGGGGTGAAAGTTTTGGTGGAAACTTATTGGACAGGTCAACGACAATAGGTGCTTCAGGTGATGCTGTTTATATAGCAGGGCAATTTAATGATACAGCTGATTTTAATAATTCTCCGTTAGTTCAGACATTAATGTTTAACGGAGTTGGGAGTTTTAATGTGTTTGTTTTGAAGTTTAATGCTCCTGCTATTACAACTGTCAAAGAAGGTAAAAGTGAGGAGGTGCAATATTTTGTATATCCTGTACCTGTAAAAAATATGCTGTTTTTCAGTGAAAGTATTTTAAGAAACTTTTATGCCTTTAGCGTAAAAGATATTGCCGGACGTGAAATTATAAATAGCAAATTAATGTCCAGTAAATTAAATGTAGAAGCGCTTTCTAATGGGGTTTATATCATTGAGTTTTTTAAAAGTAATAATGAAAACTTCAAAGCGAAATTTATTAAAGAGTAAAATATTCTTTTATGCCTGCTGAATAGCAATTCATGTTAATGTAAAAATACTGATTTTATAATCAGGTATATTAAAACCTAAAGTATTTTGTTGTTAGATTATTAATCTGTTTTTATTCAAATCCGGAAGAACAACTTCGCAGGTACAAGATAACATCTCTCTCTTAAAACTACTCTTTACTTACATCCTGCACACCCAACAAGTCTTTGATTTTATTCATTTCATTTTGGATACGTGCAACGGTGTTCGATAGTTTTGGATTTTGCAATCCTGTGTCAGGCATTTCATTGCTGATGTAATTTACAAATCGCCACACTTCTTTTACCTCATTAATTTTTACCTCATAAGGCTTGTAGGCAGGGTTCAATGATTTAAGCAATAATTTTTTATTGCTGCTGATATGATTATACACCACTTTAAAAACAATGCCATCATCGTGTGTGAGTATAATGAAGGCATTACCATCTTTTATCTCCATCCAGTTTTCAACAAACTCTGCCGTCACAAAAGATTTGTCAGGTATAGGAAGCATGCTGTCGCCACTGATCTGAAAAGTGCGGTATTTTCTGTCATGCGAAAGGAAGGGCAGTTGAAAAGTAGGAAGATTGCGAATAAACTCCGGGTCGTTGTAGCCTGCTGTATATCCGGCTTTTGCTTTCACCGGAACCAACTCTATGTTTTCGCGGTTTCTGCTGTCAACTGTTGTGGCAAGAACCCTGAGTTTGGTGCCACGCACATAAGAGTCATAGCCCAACTCCAGTTCGCGCAGTTGCAAATCGCTGAGTTTGCTCATGTCAACACGCAGTAAGGTGTCTATGGAAATTTTAAAATAATTTGAAAAATTTAACAGTGCTTCAACCGTTGGATTGGCAATGGCGCCATTCTCATAGCTGTTTAATGTGGAGCGTGAAAATCCTAAGGCAAGTGCTGCTACTTCTTGCGTACGCTTTTTGCGTTTGCGAAGTAGTTTTATGTTGGTGCAGAAATACATGTTATGTGGTTTAATGAATTTACTACAAATTTAATATACAGGCTATATAATAACCAAACGAATGATTGTAATAATGCCAAAAAAATATCTAAGCCTATCATTTACAGAATGCTATTTTTACAAACTCATAATT encodes:
- a CDS encoding LexA family transcriptional regulator, encoding MYFCTNIKLLRKRKKRTQEVAALALGFSRSTLNSYENGAIANPTVEALLNFSNYFKISIDTLLRVDMSKLSDLQLRELELGYDSYVRGTKLRVLATTVDSRNRENIELVPVKAKAGYTAGYNDPEFIRNLPTFQLPFLSHDRKYRTFQISGDSMLPIPDKSFVTAEFVENWMEIKDGNAFIILTHDDGIVFKVVYNHISSNKKLLLKSLNPAYKPYEVKINEVKEVWRFVNYISNEMPDTGLQNPKLSNTVARIQNEMNKIKDLLGVQDVSKE